Within the Nitratireductor basaltis genome, the region CGCAGGGGCAAATGTCTTTCACCGGCCCCATGAGATGCCGCGAACGGAATGGGCGCGGTGCATGGCGCTGGATCTCGAAGCCTGTTGGGCCATGAGTGAAGCGGTACTTTCACCCATGCGCAGACAGGGCGGCGGATCCATCATCAACATTGCCAGTACGCATGGCTTCAAGATCATTCCGGCGACATTTCCCTATCCGGTTGCCAAGCACGGCCTCATCGGTCTCACGCGATCCCTGGGCATCGAATATGCAGCAGAGGGGCTGCGGGTGAACGCAATTGCGCCGGGCTATATCGATACCGAGATCGCCCGCGACTACTGGGCGAATTTCGCTGATCCGGGTGCGGAGCGACGTCGGGCGGAGGAACTTCATCCGCCAAGGCGGATCGGCACTCCGGAAGAAGTCGCCATGACAGCAGTGTTTCTGGCCTCGGACGAGGCCCCATTCATCAACGCCGAAACCATCGTCATCGATGGTGGGAGGTCGGCGCTGTACCACGACTGAACTTCGAAAACTTCAGGGAGGAAAACATGAAACTACACCTTATGACCGCTGCCTGCGCAGCGACGATGCTCGCCGTTCCGGCCGCAAATGCCCAGGACGATATCAAGATCGGCTACATCAACAAGATGGGTGATCATCCATGGTTCGTGGCGGAAGTGGCTGGTGCCAAGGAAGCTGCGGAGGCAGGCGGTGCCGCGTTTGTGAGCCAGGATGTGCAGTTCAATGCCGATCTGACGATCACCACGCTCGATACCATGATCGGCGACGGTGTGGATGGTATCGCCATCGTGGTGCCGGACCGCGCCTTGGGCCCGATCGTGGCCGCCAGAGCCGCCGAAGCCGGCGTCCCCATCATCGCCGTCGATGACGACATCGAGGACGAGGCCGGCAATCCGGTGCCCTATGTAGGGCTGAACGCCTTCGCCATCGGCGAGCAGGTGGGCGCGGAGCTTGCAAAGCTGTATCAGGAAAAGGGATGGGAGAAGGGGTCAGTCGGTATCGTTTCGATCGAAGACCGCAAGGCCGACACCTGCATGCAGCGCAACGGTGGTGCGGAGAAAGCGCTGCTCGAAAATTCCGATCTGGGTGAAGATCAGATCATCCGGGCTGCCTATGACAACACGATGGTCAACGCCATCGACGTCATGACGACGACGCTGACCGCCAATCCGCAATATGACCACTGGATCTTCTACGCCTGCAATGATGACGGTGTTCTGGGCGCTGCGCGGGCAATGGAGAATTCCAATTATCCCGCAGAGAACGGCATCGGCATCGGCATTGATGGCAGCCGCGCCTGTGATGCTTTCGGGAATGGTCGGGAGTCTGCGTTCAAGGGAACGATGTGGCTGAACTCCGAAAACCACGGCCGGGATGCGGTCAACCTGCTGCTCAAGAAGATCAAGGACGGCACCGAACTTCCGGAGGCCACATATTCCGATCCGGAATTCGTGACCCTTGAGAATTTCGGCGACTACAAGAGCAAGCTCTGCAGCTCGTAAGCACGTGCCGGATGGCCCTTGTGCCATCCGGCTTTCTCTTCAATATCCGCGGAGGCAGAAATGGGAACCCCGTTCCTCAGGACGGAAGGGCTCACCAAGCATTTCGGGCCAGTGCATGCCCTTTCCGACGTCTCTCTTGATGTCAGGGAAGGCGAAGTGCTGGCGCTGGTTGGTGAAAATGGAGCTGGCAAATCCACGCTGATGCGCCTGCTTGAAGGCGTTCATCCGCCAAGCCGCGGCACTATCCGTATCCGTGGCGAGAGCGTGCAATTCGCGCAGCCGCGTGAGTCACATGCGGCAGGTATCCGTGTCATTCACCAGGAGCCGGAGATCGTTCCCGATCTGACGGTCGCGGAGAACATCTTCGCCGGCGATTTGCCGCGAAGGGGGAAGTATTTCCTCGATTGGACCACGCTGAACGCAAAGACCGTTTCCCTGCTCGAGACGTTCGGCATGACAGGCGAACTGAGGCCGGGTCAGATGTGCAGTGGGCTCGGGCCGGCCCAACGCCAGATGATCGAGATCATGCGCGCGGTGCAGGCTGGCGGCCAGCTTATCGCGTTCGATGAACCGACTTCATCTTTGACTGACGAGGAAGCGCAGCGCCTGTTCACCATCATCGACCGCCTGCGAGGCGAGGGCGTGGCGGTGATCTATATTTCACACCGCCTCGCGGAAATCACGCAGCTGGCCGACAGGGTGGCGGTGCTTCGTGACGGCCAGCTGGTCGATGACCTTCCCGCAGAAGGCATCACCGAAGAGAAGATCACCCGGCTGATGGTCGGGCGACCGCTCTCGGACATGTTTCCCGAGCGCTCACCCAATCAGGGCGATGTTGTTCTGGAGGTTGCCGATCTCTCGACGGATCATGTGAGCGACATTTCCTTCAAGCTGCATCGCGGCGAGGTGCTGGGCATTGGTGGCCTCATCGGGGCGGGGCGCTCCGAGCTGGCGAAAGGCATCTTCGGCTTCCATCGGCGGACCGGGGGCACGGTTCTGCTTGATGGGCACCAGCTTCCCTCTGGTGATACGGCGGCGGCCATCGCGGCGGGCATCGGCTTTGCGCCCGAGGACCGCAAGGATGAAGCCCTGCTCCTGCTTCAGACCATTCTGGAGAATGCGGTTCTCTGTGTGCCGGAGAAGGTTTCCACCAAGGGCTTCTTCGATCGTCGCAAGGCGCTGAACCTGATCGGGAAAATCTCTCGCCAGATGCGGCTGAAGGCATCTTCTCTCGATGCTCCGATCACATCGCTTTCCGGCGGCAATCAGCAGAAGGTTGTCCTGACGCGCTGGCTTGCCTGCGACCTTAAGGTCCTCATCCTAGATGAACCGACGCGTGGCATCGATGTGGGTGCGCGTTCGGAGATCTACGAGCTCATTCGAACACTCACCGATACCCGTGGCCTGGGGGTCATCGTGATTTCGTCGGAGATGCCCGAGCTCATCGGCCTGTCGGACCGCATCCTCGTGATGGCCGACGGTCGCATCAACGCCGAGCTCGATAAGAACGACATCTCGGAAGAACGTATCATGGCAGCGGCTATTCCGCACGGCGCGAGGCAGGCTGCTGCAGGAACGGAAGGATTGGCACGATGAGTGTTGGATCGCTCGAACTAAACAATCGCGGAAATTTCATGCACCGGTTCGTGGAACGGGTCGGCATTCACAATATCAGTCTGTTGGTCGCGCTGATCGGCCTTCTCGTCATATTCGGCGCGCTCAGAGGAGACGTCTTCTTCTCCACGCGGAACCTGCTGAATATCGGCATGGGCGTGGCGATTCTTGGCGTGCTTGCGATTTCCCAGACCGGTGTCATCGTATCCGGCGGTCTCGATATTTCCGTGGGCTCGATCGTCGGGCTGACCACCGTCGCAACCGCAATGGCCATACAATCGACCGAGATGGCGGGGATGGGGCTGTTGGCCGGATTGGTGGTTGGCGGGCTGGCAGGTCTCGTGAACGGTCTGCTGGTCACCTATGGGCGCATCAATGCCGTCATCGTGACGCTCGGGACCATGGCGATCTTTCGTGGCATTGCGTTCATCCTCTCGGATGGTCAATCCATCTCGATCTTCAACGACACGTTCCGCTGGATCGGTACCGGCCGCATGCTTGGCTTGCCTATTCCAATCTGGATCCTGGTGCTTGTCGCCATCGGATTCTATGTCTTCATGCACAAGAGCATCGTGGGGCGGAACTATTATGCGATCGGCGGAAATCCGGTGGTCGCCCGCCTTTCTGGCCTCAGCATCCCGCGCTACCGTGTCGCGATCTATGTACTCTCTGGCGTAATGGCGGGTGTGGGCGGCATCCTCCTTGCTGCACGCACCGGTTCGGGACAGCCAATCTCCGGTTCTGACGGCCTGGAGCTGGAAGCCATCACGGCAGCCTTTCTGGGCGGCTGCGCGATGCAAGGTGGTCGTGGTACCGTGGTCGGGGCGTTGCTTGGCGTTGCAATCATCGGTGTCTTGAACAACGGTATGATTCTTACTGCCGTGCCGACTTTCTACCAGATGCTGGCCAAGGGCACTTTGCTGATACTTGCGGTGTTCCTGGCGGAATACCGTCTGAACCGGAGCTGAAACAGTCGATGAACGTGCACAAGGTAAGCGAAACGCGGGCGGCCACACCCCGTCAAAGGGAGTTGGTCACCTCGACCTTGGCGCGGATGATCCTGTCGGGCGAAGTGCCGCCCGGCAGCAAGTTGCCGACGGAAGCCGAACTCGGAAAATCGATGGATGTCAGCCGGACGGTGCTTCGCGAATCCGTTCGCATGCTGGCGGGCAAGGGCCTGATTGAAAGCCGTCCGCGCATCGGGACCGTGGTTCTGCCTCCCAGCCGCTGGAATCATCTGGATGGAGATCTTCTGGCATGGCGTGAAAGCCTGCCACCGGATCTGAACTTCATCCGCTCCCTGACCGAGGCGAGGCAGGTCATAGAGCCCGCGGCTGCCGCAATGGCGGCAGAGCGTGCCGACGGGACGGATCTCGGCAGGATCCAGCGCGCATTCGATGCAATGCGTGCGGCCGATATCGCGGATATCGATGCCGCCGTGACCGCTGACGAAGATTTCCACCTGGCAATCCTCGCGGCATCAAAGAACGAGATCTTCTCCAATTTCGGCGCAGTCATCGGAATGGCGCTGCGGATGAGCTTCCGGGTCACCACAACAGGTTCGGAAAATTATGCGGCTACTCTTGCCACCCATGGTGACGTGCTTGAAGCCATACGTATGCGTGAAGCAGATACTGCACGCGACCTTATGGTGAAGCTGATCAATGTGGCCGCGTCCGACCTTGCGAGGATTGCAGGACGATACGAAGACCGGTGAGACGATGACCAGGTCCTCCGTCATCACCCTCGAGAATGAAGCTTTGTCCCTGGGGCTAGCAGCAAAGCTGGGCGCCTCGGTCACCAGTCTGGAGTTTCTCGGTCGGGGGGAAAGGCGCCCAGTCCTGCTTGGGGGGGAACGTCCCGATTTGCGTGTCGAGGACAGCGCGTTGTTCCCCATGGCACCATTTGCCAACCGGGCGCGAGACAACGTGATCGGGAGCGGCAATCATCGATACCGCCTGCAGCCCAATACGAGTGATCCTCTGGCGCTCCACGGTGTGGCATGGCAGCTTCCATGGGACATGGTCGAGCTCACGTCCACTTCGTGTCTACTCGAACTGGAGGTGACGGACGAATTTGTCTTCGGCTTCAAACTCGCCTATCGCATTGCGATATCCGGCTCCTCGGTCGAATTCGAGCTGAAACTTGCAAACAGCAACGATCATTCCATCCCGGCGGGGCTCGGTTTACATCCCTATTTTCCCCGGCGCAGCGACACGACAATCCGGTTTCCAGCGCAGACGCTCTGGCCCGAAGGGCCCGGCCACCTTCCAACGGGCAGAATTCCCGTTCCGGCTGAATTCGATTTCTCTTCGCAGCGGCCTCTCCCGAACAGATGGATCAATCATTGTTATTCGGGCTGGCAGGGCCACGCGCAGATAATCCAGCCCAGTCTGGGTTACAGCTTGGAGATGGTGGCGCTGAATGCCCATTGCCTCATGCTTTATTCCGATCCGGAAAAAAACCGGTTCGCCTTGGAGCCACAGAGCCACGCCACCGGGGAAAACGGTCCTGGAGGTTCTGGAATGATGGATCTGCCAGGTGGTGACAGCAGCAGCCTCCACCTCAAGCTGGAATTGAGCGAGCTCTGAAATCTGGCGGCCCGAACGCTCGGCACCAAGCGAGAGCATGTGGCGGGCCGGGAACCTGACACATCGTCCGCCGAAGCCTCCAGAAAACCTTTGGCGCTGTTCAGGTGCAAAGCCCGCAAGAGTTAATGTACAGGTGGCGGCAGCACTTCACTGCTGATAAGGGGGAAGAGGTCAGCACGCATTCGGCACAACTGACAGAACAGGAGATGCTGTTGGTACTACAGCCGCAAACGGAACACGGAAGTGTATTGACAGCATTGCGAGAGGCCACCGCTGAGCAACATCGAAAACTCGAAGAGCGGTTCGATGCAGTCTCTGAACTTGCCGATATGCATCGCAGGCCGCAGGTCATTGCGCGCTACGCTGCATTTTATTCTTCCGCTTTCGCCGCGCTGGGCCCCGAGCTTGAACCGCTGCATGAGCTGCGCTTCAAGCACCGTCGCCAAGCCTGGGAAGCAGTCAACATGCTTCAGGCGTCTGCCGATTGCGCCACTGGGTTTCCAGCCCCTGCCGATCTGCGCGAAGCGCTGGGATCCTTTTATGTCGTGGAAGGTTCGATCCTCGGCGGCCGGTTCATACAGGCGCAACTGAAGAAACAGGATGTGGAAGCCGCGGAACTGGCCTTTCTCAATCCCTATGGAACTGCCGGCGGTTCGATGTGGCGGTCGCTGCTATCTGCCATTGAAGAGCACGGCTCCGGCGACTTAGGAATTGCTGCCATCTGCCGGGGTGCCACAAGAGCATTCGATCATGCCGAGTTCGTTCTGTGCGGAGGCACGAAGTGAATATCAAGCCACCTTTAACCGCGTGCGACAAGGAGCCCATCCACATTCCGGGTGCGATACAGCCGCACGGGGTGCTGCTCGTGGTCGACCAGGCCTCGCAACGGGTCATCCACGGGGCCGGGCCTGTAAAGCGTGTGATTGGCACGGATAATTGGCTGGACGCGCCGCTGAGCGAGCTACTGACCGAAGAGGCAGCCTCAGCGATCCTGCACGGCGAAGCCGCGGTTTTGCGCAATGTCGTGCCTCAACGCGCTCCCGGCCGATACGACATAACCATATCCAGGCTGGAGCAGGAACTGCTGGTCGAACTTGAACCGGCATCCGCGCCGGAGGTTCTGGCTGATCTGATGCTTGAATTCGAAGCAGCAAGACACGCTTTCGATAGCGTGACGGATGTCGAGACCCTCATGCATCGTGCTGCACGGGAGTTCCGCCGTCTGACGCAGTTCGATCGCGTCATGGTGTACAAGTTTCTCGATGACGGCGCCGGCAAGGTTGTTGCCGAAGACGTTGCGCCCGAGCTTGGATCGTTTCTGAACCACCATTTTCCAGCCTCCGATATCCCGGCGCAGGCGCGTGCGCTCTATCTGCGCAACCTGGTGCGCGTCATCCCCGATGTCGGCTATGAACCGGCGCCATTGCGACCGGCGCGTGTTGAGGAAATGCCGCTCGACATGAGCGACTCAAGTCTTCGCAGCGTGTCGCCGGTCCATATCCAGTATCTGAGGAATATGGGAGTTGGCGCCTCGGCTTCATTCTCGCTCGTCAAGGAAGGTGAGCTGTGGGGCCTCATTGCCTGCCACAACATGCGGCCGCGTGGCCTGAACTGGGATCAGCGCACGATTTGCCGCGCACTTTCCAGCACGCTGGCGCGGCAGATCAAGGCCAAGGAAGACGTGAACGCCTATCGTGAGCGTGTTCGCCTGCGCTCCTTCGAAGATCGCATAATCGAGTTGCTCTCGCGGGAAGGTTCGTTAAGCGCGGCGCTG harbors:
- a CDS encoding SDR family oxidoreductase, whose product is MAGRLEQKVAIVTGAGQGIGAAIARAFAAEGANVVVAELNAVTGQAVADEIGGIFVETDVTKQVHVDAVVAATTEAFGRIDILVNNAGANVFHRPHEMPRTEWARCMALDLEACWAMSEAVLSPMRRQGGGSIINIASTHGFKIIPATFPYPVAKHGLIGLTRSLGIEYAAEGLRVNAIAPGYIDTEIARDYWANFADPGAERRRAEELHPPRRIGTPEEVAMTAVFLASDEAPFINAETIVIDGGRSALYHD
- a CDS encoding substrate-binding domain-containing protein — encoded protein: MKLHLMTAACAATMLAVPAANAQDDIKIGYINKMGDHPWFVAEVAGAKEAAEAGGAAFVSQDVQFNADLTITTLDTMIGDGVDGIAIVVPDRALGPIVAARAAEAGVPIIAVDDDIEDEAGNPVPYVGLNAFAIGEQVGAELAKLYQEKGWEKGSVGIVSIEDRKADTCMQRNGGAEKALLENSDLGEDQIIRAAYDNTMVNAIDVMTTTLTANPQYDHWIFYACNDDGVLGAARAMENSNYPAENGIGIGIDGSRACDAFGNGRESAFKGTMWLNSENHGRDAVNLLLKKIKDGTELPEATYSDPEFVTLENFGDYKSKLCSS
- a CDS encoding sugar ABC transporter ATP-binding protein, yielding MGTPFLRTEGLTKHFGPVHALSDVSLDVREGEVLALVGENGAGKSTLMRLLEGVHPPSRGTIRIRGESVQFAQPRESHAAGIRVIHQEPEIVPDLTVAENIFAGDLPRRGKYFLDWTTLNAKTVSLLETFGMTGELRPGQMCSGLGPAQRQMIEIMRAVQAGGQLIAFDEPTSSLTDEEAQRLFTIIDRLRGEGVAVIYISHRLAEITQLADRVAVLRDGQLVDDLPAEGITEEKITRLMVGRPLSDMFPERSPNQGDVVLEVADLSTDHVSDISFKLHRGEVLGIGGLIGAGRSELAKGIFGFHRRTGGTVLLDGHQLPSGDTAAAIAAGIGFAPEDRKDEALLLLQTILENAVLCVPEKVSTKGFFDRRKALNLIGKISRQMRLKASSLDAPITSLSGGNQQKVVLTRWLACDLKVLILDEPTRGIDVGARSEIYELIRTLTDTRGLGVIVISSEMPELIGLSDRILVMADGRINAELDKNDISEERIMAAAIPHGARQAAAGTEGLAR
- a CDS encoding ABC transporter permease encodes the protein MSVGSLELNNRGNFMHRFVERVGIHNISLLVALIGLLVIFGALRGDVFFSTRNLLNIGMGVAILGVLAISQTGVIVSGGLDISVGSIVGLTTVATAMAIQSTEMAGMGLLAGLVVGGLAGLVNGLLVTYGRINAVIVTLGTMAIFRGIAFILSDGQSISIFNDTFRWIGTGRMLGLPIPIWILVLVAIGFYVFMHKSIVGRNYYAIGGNPVVARLSGLSIPRYRVAIYVLSGVMAGVGGILLAARTGSGQPISGSDGLELEAITAAFLGGCAMQGGRGTVVGALLGVAIIGVLNNGMILTAVPTFYQMLAKGTLLILAVFLAEYRLNRS
- a CDS encoding FadR/GntR family transcriptional regulator, producing MNVHKVSETRAATPRQRELVTSTLARMILSGEVPPGSKLPTEAELGKSMDVSRTVLRESVRMLAGKGLIESRPRIGTVVLPPSRWNHLDGDLLAWRESLPPDLNFIRSLTEARQVIEPAAAAMAAERADGTDLGRIQRAFDAMRAADIADIDAAVTADEDFHLAILAASKNEIFSNFGAVIGMALRMSFRVTTTGSENYAATLATHGDVLEAIRMREADTARDLMVKLINVAASDLARIAGRYEDR
- a CDS encoding aldose 1-epimerase, which gives rise to MTRSSVITLENEALSLGLAAKLGASVTSLEFLGRGERRPVLLGGERPDLRVEDSALFPMAPFANRARDNVIGSGNHRYRLQPNTSDPLALHGVAWQLPWDMVELTSTSCLLELEVTDEFVFGFKLAYRIAISGSSVEFELKLANSNDHSIPAGLGLHPYFPRRSDTTIRFPAQTLWPEGPGHLPTGRIPVPAEFDFSSQRPLPNRWINHCYSGWQGHAQIIQPSLGYSLEMVALNAHCLMLYSDPEKNRFALEPQSHATGENGPGGSGMMDLPGGDSSSLHLKLELSEL
- a CDS encoding biliverdin-producing heme oxygenase, yielding MQSPQELMYRWRQHFTADKGEEVSTHSAQLTEQEMLLVLQPQTEHGSVLTALREATAEQHRKLEERFDAVSELADMHRRPQVIARYAAFYSSAFAALGPELEPLHELRFKHRRQAWEAVNMLQASADCATGFPAPADLREALGSFYVVEGSILGGRFIQAQLKKQDVEAAELAFLNPYGTAGGSMWRSLLSAIEEHGSGDLGIAAICRGATRAFDHAEFVLCGGTK